TCAGCTGATTGTACCTGTTTAGATAAAGCGATCAAGACTACTTGATGTTTTCTAAAGCCGCATCAACTGAAGTTTGCAGGGCTAGAAACTTTTCTAAGCGAACAAGCTTGACCGTTTGAGTAACGCGGGCATTTGTGACAATTTGCAAAGTACCTTCGGCAGTTTGAGCTTGTTTAGCTAGCTGCACCAAAGCGCCCAATCCGGAGCTATCAACAAAGTCAATTTGTGAGAGATCCAGGATAATATGCTTGGGACCCTCATCAATTTTATTGCCAAGTACCTTGCGAAAAGTCGGCTCAGAAAATGCGTCTAACAAACCTGTGAGGCGGAATAGCTGACAGTTATCCCGGACTTCGCGAGTGCCTCTCAGGCTCACGGTTAGATTCAATGACTCAGCAATAATTCCCTCCTCATGGTTAAAGCGAACGCTCAAGTATAGATGGTTTTAGCACAAATTGTCTACAATCTGTTGGGATACGGGAAGTAGGGGCATGGGTGAATAGCACGAAGTTAAGCGCAAAGCCCTGATAAAACTGGCTTTTGGGTGTGGTCCGTGTGGGAAGAGAGGGGAGTGTGGGAAGAGGCAGAGGGGAAGGGCGCTTGAACTGGGGCGGAGTACAAGCGACCTCTGGGTCTTCTCCCCTGCACCCTGCACCCTGCACCCCTGCTTCTTTTTACCGGTTCGTTCGCATGGCTTGGACAAATTGCTCAAATAAGTAGTCAGCATCATGAGGGCCAGGACTAGCCTCCGGGTGATACTGAACCGAAAATATAGGCAGAGACTTATGACGTAACCCAGCAACCGTGCGATCATTGAGGTTCAGGTGGC
The window above is part of the Nodularia spumigena CCY9414 genome. Proteins encoded here:
- a CDS encoding STAS domain-containing protein, encoding MSVRFNHEEGIIAESLNLTVSLRGTREVRDNCQLFRLTGLLDAFSEPTFRKVLGNKIDEGPKHIILDLSQIDFVDSSGLGALVQLAKQAQTAEGTLQIVTNARVTQTVKLVRLEKFLALQTSVDAALENIK